In Leisingera sp. NJS204, the following are encoded in one genomic region:
- a CDS encoding ABC transporter ATP-binding protein: MIRMENVRKSFGDNAVLNGMNLEIPKGTSMVIIGGSGTGKSVALKSVLGLITPDSGEIYVDGRPSGSGDRDKFLARFGMLFQGGALFDSLPVWQNVAFRLLRGALKRPAEEARGIAIEKLRRVGLKSDVADRLPAELSGGMQKRVGLARAIAAEPEIIFFDEPTTGLDPIMSGVINDLIREIVVEMGATAMTITHDMTSVRAIADNVAMLHGGVIQWTGPVAEMDASGDPYMEQFIHGRAEGPIEAVR, from the coding sequence ATGATTAGAATGGAAAACGTTCGCAAATCCTTTGGCGACAATGCTGTGCTGAACGGCATGAACCTGGAGATCCCCAAGGGCACCTCGATGGTGATCATCGGCGGCTCCGGCACCGGAAAATCGGTGGCGCTGAAAAGCGTGCTGGGGCTGATCACCCCGGACTCAGGCGAGATCTATGTCGATGGCAGGCCGTCCGGATCCGGCGACCGCGACAAGTTCCTGGCGCGGTTCGGGATGCTGTTTCAGGGCGGTGCGCTGTTTGACTCGCTGCCGGTCTGGCAGAATGTGGCCTTCCGCCTGCTGCGCGGCGCGCTGAAACGCCCGGCTGAGGAAGCCCGCGGGATTGCAATTGAAAAACTGCGCCGGGTGGGGCTGAAATCAGACGTCGCCGACCGCCTGCCCGCCGAGCTGTCAGGGGGCATGCAGAAACGCGTCGGCCTGGCCCGCGCCATTGCAGCCGAACCCGAGATCATCTTTTTCGACGAGCCGACCACCGGTCTGGACCCGATCATGTCCGGCGTGATCAACGACCTGATCCGCGAGATCGTGGTGGAGATGGGTGCGACCGCGATGACCATCACCCACGACATGACCTCGGTGCGCGCCATTGCCGACAATGTGGCGATGCTGCACGGCGGGGTGATCCAATGGACCGGCCCGGTGGCCGAGATGGACGCCTCGGGTGATCCCTATATGGAGCAATTCATCCACGGCCGCGCGGAGGGGCCGATCGAGGCGGTGAGGTAA
- a CDS encoding paraquat-inducible protein A — MILRLLTLSLLILYPVAWFAPLMRAGLLPIFGLSEISVLTGLQSLWGSDAVLALIVTFFAIFAPYLKTIGLALVQWDLLDSKVQPVLHVLGKLAMADVFLIALYITLAKGIGLATIETAWGLYLFTACILASLGLGMLTERTAKIGKTPD, encoded by the coding sequence ATGATCCTCCGCCTCCTCACCCTGTCGCTGCTGATCCTTTACCCCGTCGCATGGTTCGCGCCGCTGATGCGGGCGGGGCTGCTGCCGATCTTCGGCCTCAGCGAAATCTCGGTGCTTACGGGGCTGCAGTCCTTGTGGGGCAGTGATGCGGTGCTGGCGCTGATCGTGACATTTTTTGCGATCTTTGCGCCCTACCTCAAAACCATCGGGCTGGCGCTGGTGCAGTGGGATCTGCTGGACAGCAAGGTGCAGCCGGTCCTGCATGTGTTGGGCAAACTGGCAATGGCTGATGTTTTCCTCATCGCGCTTTACATCACGCTGGCCAAGGGGATCGGCCTCGCGACCATTGAGACCGCCTGGGGGTTGTACCTGTTCACGGCATGCATCCTGGCCTCGCTGGGGCTGGGGATGCTGACTGAACGCACTGCAAAGATTGGCAAAACACCGGACTGA
- a CDS encoding DNA repair protein: MSGVQSILFTAQTVFMRLTFLLICFGALAALAATGLSATGIWPWLSLQAGVGAEIYPQAGIAAQITLTALAVMLAFFLPANGRILALETSHRRFSLQMEDVLQAYQLAHAADRAGIFTLASEFDAVKERLAFLRSHPDLAGLEPQVLEVASQMSQVSHELAETYSDAKVSRARLFLQQRQEELETFKARLEDAQIVMHELRQWSRDVEIEESIAKSHLGRLRGELFELLPELSAQLQSPPDGSDPHSGSVVPIQPPRRAD, encoded by the coding sequence ATGTCCGGCGTTCAATCAATTCTGTTCACTGCCCAGACCGTATTCATGCGGCTGACGTTCCTGCTGATCTGCTTTGGCGCGCTGGCGGCACTTGCGGCCACCGGACTGTCGGCCACGGGCATCTGGCCCTGGCTCAGCCTGCAGGCCGGGGTTGGCGCTGAAATTTACCCGCAGGCCGGGATTGCCGCACAGATCACCCTGACGGCGCTGGCGGTTATGCTGGCTTTTTTCCTGCCTGCCAACGGGCGTATCCTGGCGCTGGAAACCTCGCACCGGCGGTTTTCGCTGCAGATGGAGGACGTGCTGCAGGCCTATCAGCTGGCCCATGCCGCCGACCGCGCCGGGATCTTTACCCTGGCATCAGAGTTCGACGCGGTGAAGGAGCGGCTCGCCTTTCTGCGGTCGCACCCCGATCTGGCCGGGCTGGAACCGCAGGTGCTGGAGGTGGCGTCGCAGATGAGCCAGGTCAGCCACGAGCTGGCAGAAACCTATTCCGACGCCAAAGTATCCCGCGCCCGGCTGTTTCTGCAGCAGCGCCAGGAGGAGCTGGAGACCTTCAAGGCACGGCTGGAAGATGCCCAGATCGTCATGCATGAGCTGCGCCAGTGGTCCCGCGATGTGGAGATCGAGGAAAGCATCGCCAAATCGCATCTGGGGCGGCTGCGCGGCGAGCTGTTCGAATTGCTGCCGGAACTGTCGGCGCAACTGCAAAGCCCGCCGGACGGGTCTGATCCGCATTCCGGCAGCGTCGTGCCGATCCAGCCGCCCCGCCGCGCGGACTGA
- the radA gene encoding DNA repair protein RadA, with protein sequence MAKTSFSCSACGASFSKWSGRCEGCGEWNTISEDKGLSSGPSKKSLGVKRGRTIPLSDLATRETPPPRACCGVGELDRVLGGGLVAASAILVGGDPGIGKSTLLLQAAARFAKAGVKTIYVSGEEASAQVRMRAQRLGLTDAPVQLAAETNLRDILTTLEAEKPQLAIIDSIQTMWSDHVDSAPGSVSQVRAAAHELTTFAKRNGVSIIMVGHVTKDGQIAGPRVVEHMVDTVLYFEGERGHQFRILRAVKNRFGPADEIGVFEMTGGGLAEVINPSALFLSERGEPSPGSVVFAGIEGTRPVLVEMQALIAPSPHSQPRRAVVGWDSSRLAMILAVLEARCGIPFAGLDVYLNVAGGMKISEPAADLAVAAALLSAREDVALPADTVVFGEISLSGALRPAPQTENRLKEAQKLGFTAAIAPGGSKTVSVNGLNLRKSSDLAGFVGEFFGAG encoded by the coding sequence ATGGCAAAAACATCTTTCTCCTGCTCGGCCTGCGGCGCGAGCTTCTCCAAATGGTCGGGCCGCTGCGAAGGCTGCGGCGAGTGGAACACGATTTCCGAGGACAAGGGGCTCAGCTCCGGCCCCTCGAAGAAGTCGCTGGGCGTCAAACGCGGGCGCACCATCCCGCTGAGTGATCTTGCAACCCGCGAAACCCCGCCGCCGCGCGCCTGCTGCGGCGTGGGGGAACTGGACCGGGTGCTGGGCGGCGGCCTGGTGGCGGCCTCGGCCATTCTGGTCGGTGGCGATCCGGGGATCGGCAAATCCACCCTTTTGCTGCAAGCGGCGGCGCGGTTTGCCAAGGCCGGTGTCAAGACCATCTATGTCAGCGGCGAGGAAGCCAGCGCCCAGGTACGGATGCGGGCGCAGCGGCTGGGGCTGACGGATGCGCCGGTGCAGCTGGCTGCCGAGACCAACCTGCGTGATATTCTGACGACGCTGGAAGCGGAGAAGCCGCAACTTGCTATCATCGACTCCATCCAGACCATGTGGTCCGACCACGTGGACAGCGCGCCGGGGTCGGTCAGCCAGGTGCGGGCTGCTGCGCATGAGCTGACCACCTTTGCCAAACGCAACGGGGTGTCGATCATCATGGTCGGCCATGTCACCAAGGACGGCCAGATCGCCGGCCCCCGCGTTGTTGAGCATATGGTCGACACGGTGCTCTATTTCGAGGGTGAGCGCGGCCATCAGTTCCGCATCCTGCGGGCGGTCAAAAACCGCTTTGGCCCGGCGGATGAGATCGGCGTGTTTGAAATGACCGGCGGCGGGCTGGCTGAGGTCATCAACCCCTCGGCCCTGTTTCTGTCCGAACGCGGCGAACCGTCGCCCGGCTCAGTGGTGTTTGCAGGGATCGAGGGCACCAGGCCCGTTCTGGTCGAGATGCAGGCACTGATTGCGCCCTCGCCCCATTCGCAGCCGCGCCGCGCTGTTGTCGGCTGGGATTCATCGCGGCTGGCGATGATACTGGCTGTCCTGGAAGCGCGCTGCGGCATCCCGTTTGCAGGTCTGGATGTCTATCTGAACGTGGCGGGCGGCATGAAGATCTCGGAGCCTGCGGCAGACCTTGCGGTGGCCGCAGCGCTGCTGAGCGCGCGGGAAGACGTGGCTTTGCCCGCCGATACGGTGGTTTTCGGAGAAATTTCGCTATCCGGAGCCCTGCGCCCGGCCCCGCAGACCGAAAACCGGTTGAAAGAGGCGCAAAAACTTGGTTTCACGGCGGCGATTGCCCCTGGCGGCAGTAAAACTGTGTCCGTGAACGGTCTGAACTTGCGAAAGTCCAGCGATCTGGCCGGTTTTGTTGGCGAATTCTTCGGGGCCGGCTAA
- a CDS encoding CvpA family protein, translating to MEGFTIIDGVVALVIVVSALLAYSRGFVREAMAIAGWIAAGVLAFIFAPQVEPLMAEIPVIGEFIADSCELSIIAAFAAVFALALIVVSFFTPLFSTLVQRSALGGLDQGTGFFFGVLRGILLVAIAFFLYNVVMTGQSFTIVDESRSAEVFERLIGKIEDRNPEQALGWVTEQYEALIGSCGQ from the coding sequence ATGGAAGGTTTCACAATCATCGACGGGGTCGTGGCCCTGGTCATCGTCGTATCGGCGCTGCTGGCCTATTCACGCGGCTTCGTACGCGAAGCGATGGCCATTGCAGGCTGGATCGCCGCGGGCGTGCTCGCCTTTATCTTTGCGCCGCAGGTGGAACCGCTAATGGCGGAAATTCCAGTGATCGGTGAATTCATCGCCGACAGCTGCGAATTGTCGATCATCGCGGCCTTTGCCGCGGTGTTTGCCCTGGCGCTGATCGTGGTCTCCTTCTTTACGCCGCTGTTTTCCACCCTGGTGCAGCGCTCTGCGCTTGGCGGGCTGGATCAGGGCACGGGTTTCTTCTTTGGCGTCTTGCGCGGCATTCTTTTGGTGGCGATTGCCTTCTTCCTCTACAATGTGGTGATGACCGGGCAGAGCTTCACAATCGTTGACGAAAGCCGTTCGGCCGAAGTGTTTGAGCGTTTGATCGGCAAGATTGAGGACCGCAACCCGGAGCAGGCATTGGGCTGGGTCACCGAGCAGTATGAAGCGCTGATCGGGTCCTGCGGTCAGTAA
- a CDS encoding Hint domain-containing protein: MQLDHTTDFADYQPVDVLLLTNPLPHTLSAAPAPKRNRIRSGGFLPATLVETEEGFKQARDVKPGDKVFTFDGGAQEVKAVRHAVPRLTTCMHVPAGALGNDTDLMLPSDQKVALEMDTAERLFGLPVVVTKLIALTGYKGITAVAPERLGRIHFEFEEEELVWAESGMLLPAGDVAEDSAFHQLSLSETRQVLASDEGRALSATGMGETDARLPSPLDNLLDRILAA, encoded by the coding sequence ATGCAGCTGGACCACACCACAGATTTTGCTGACTACCAGCCGGTTGATGTGCTGCTGCTGACCAATCCGCTGCCGCACACACTGTCTGCGGCCCCTGCCCCGAAACGCAACCGTATCCGCAGCGGCGGCTTTCTGCCCGCAACGCTGGTGGAGACCGAAGAAGGCTTTAAGCAGGCCCGAGACGTGAAGCCCGGCGACAAGGTGTTCACCTTTGACGGCGGCGCCCAGGAAGTGAAGGCGGTCCGCCACGCAGTGCCGCGCCTGACCACATGCATGCATGTCCCGGCCGGCGCCCTGGGCAACGATACCGACCTGATGCTGCCCTCGGACCAGAAAGTGGCGCTGGAAATGGACACTGCCGAGCGCCTGTTCGGCCTGCCGGTGGTGGTCACCAAGCTGATTGCTCTGACCGGTTACAAAGGCATCACCGCAGTTGCGCCCGAGCGTCTGGGCCGCATCCATTTCGAGTTTGAAGAAGAAGAGCTGGTCTGGGCCGAAAGCGGCATGCTGCTGCCCGCAGGCGATGTTGCTGAAGACTCGGCCTTTCACCAGCTGTCGCTTTCCGAGACCCGCCAGGTGCTGGCCAGCGACGAAGGCCGCGCCCTTTCAGCAACCGGTATGGGTGAAACTGACGCCCGTCTGCCGTCCCCGCTGGACAACCTGCTGGACCGTATTCTGGCAGCCTGA
- a CDS encoding selenium-binding protein SBP56-related protein, with protein MNLRPDPTFHATPRLAMEAPAETLAFTLMLSPDGSQPDGLAVVDVDPNSDSYGDIVHQLIMPNKGDEFHHFGWNACSSALSPLTGHAFLERRYLIIPGIRSSRIYVIDVKEPREAKIHKIIEPEELFAKTGYSRPHTIHCGPEGIYVSTLGGGGEDGTDGPPGIFIMDCETFDILGRYEMDRGAQDKHYDFWWNLPRDYMVSSEWGLPPQFENGIVAEDLLSNKYGHSIHFWNLRERKNVQTIDLGENHQMALEIRPAHDPSKDYGFCGVVVDTTNLQGAIFTWWQKDDGTFEAKKTITIDPRPEKPENLPPLLQGFEAVPPLVTDIDLSLDDKYLYVACWGLGEMHQYDVSDPMNPKLAGKVELGGIARGAKHPNGKGFAYGPQMVEISRDGKRVYWTNSLYSTWDDQFYPDDEGGQMVMANVGDGGGLELDKDFYIDFPKGYRSHQIRLEGGDCSTDSFCYPSV; from the coding sequence ATGAATTTGCGGCCCGACCCCACATTCCATGCCACCCCCAGGCTAGCCATGGAAGCCCCGGCCGAGACGCTGGCTTTTACCCTTATGCTCAGCCCCGATGGTTCGCAGCCTGACGGGCTGGCGGTTGTCGATGTGGATCCGAACTCGGACAGCTACGGCGACATCGTGCATCAGCTGATCATGCCCAACAAGGGCGACGAATTTCATCATTTCGGCTGGAACGCCTGTTCTTCGGCGCTGTCGCCGCTGACCGGACACGCGTTTCTGGAGCGGCGCTATCTGATCATTCCCGGCATCCGCTCCAGCCGTATTTACGTGATTGACGTGAAGGAGCCGCGAGAGGCGAAGATCCACAAGATCATCGAACCCGAAGAACTGTTTGCCAAAACCGGCTATTCCCGCCCGCACACCATTCATTGCGGGCCTGAGGGCATCTATGTCTCAACCCTGGGCGGCGGCGGCGAAGACGGCACTGACGGGCCGCCGGGCATCTTTATCATGGATTGCGAGACTTTCGACATTCTGGGCCGTTATGAGATGGACCGGGGCGCGCAGGACAAGCATTATGACTTCTGGTGGAACCTGCCGCGCGATTACATGGTGAGCTCCGAATGGGGCCTGCCGCCGCAGTTTGAAAACGGCATCGTGGCCGAAGATCTGCTGAGCAACAAATACGGCCATTCGATCCATTTCTGGAATCTGCGTGAGCGCAAGAACGTGCAGACCATCGACCTGGGTGAAAACCACCAAATGGCGCTGGAAATCCGGCCCGCGCATGATCCGTCCAAAGATTATGGCTTTTGCGGCGTGGTGGTGGATACCACCAACCTGCAGGGCGCGATTTTCACCTGGTGGCAGAAGGATGACGGCACATTCGAGGCCAAGAAGACCATCACCATCGACCCGCGGCCCGAAAAACCCGAAAACCTGCCGCCGCTGCTGCAGGGGTTTGAGGCGGTGCCGCCGTTGGTCACCGATATCGACCTGAGCCTGGATGACAAATACCTGTATGTGGCCTGCTGGGGGCTGGGGGAAATGCATCAGTATGATGTTTCTGACCCGATGAACCCCAAGCTGGCCGGCAAGGTAGAATTGGGCGGTATTGCCCGCGGCGCCAAGCATCCGAACGGCAAGGGCTTTGCCTATGGGCCGCAGATGGTTGAGATCAGCCGCGACGGCAAGCGGGTCTATTGGACCAATTCGCTTTATTCCACCTGGGACGACCAGTTCTATCCTGATGACGAAGGCGGCCAGATGGTGATGGCCAACGTGGGTGACGGCGGCGGGCTGGAATTGGATAAAGATTTCTATATCGACTTCCCCAAAGGCTACCGCAGCCATCAGATCCGGCTGGAGGGGGGCGACTGCTCTACCGACAGTTTCTGCTATCCCTCCGTCTGA
- the purF gene encoding amidophosphoribosyltransferase has protein sequence MCGILGIASRDTDVFAEIYDGLLMLQHRGQDASGIVTYTGEFFRERKENGLVKDVFGPQDADTLTGKTGIGHVRYPTAGSLSAAEAQPFFVNAPYGIYLVHNGNITNTAEQREKVTGKYSRHLRTTSDSEIMLNVLADKVADAIKVNGNAEPVRNIFAGVKMTMERIQGAYSVLCMIAGVGMLAFRDPNGIRPLSVGRRPAQSGGEDFCFASEDVAFGINGFEKIRDVKPGEAILVDLDGNMHSFQAVEGKLTPCIFEYVYLARPDSMMDGVSVYKTQLRMGQALAKQIQDAGLEIDSIIPVPDSARPVALEVANSTGIRYREGLVKNRYVGRTFIMPGQAERQKSVRRKLNAIPLEFKGRNVLLIDDSIVRGNTIKKIVQMCRDAGAKKVYIASASPPVKYPNVYGIDMPTKHELIANGLSIDEIREELGADALFYQKLDDLIWAAQEGNPDIQGFDCSCFDGNYITGVTAEYLDALEGSSRVSAKIQDMPAPGASWNASKLATG, from the coding sequence ATGTGCGGGATTTTGGGGATCGCAAGCCGGGACACAGATGTCTTTGCGGAGATATATGACGGGCTGTTGATGCTGCAGCACCGCGGCCAGGACGCCTCGGGGATTGTGACCTACACCGGTGAGTTCTTTCGCGAGCGCAAGGAAAACGGCCTGGTCAAGGATGTGTTCGGCCCGCAGGATGCCGACACCCTGACCGGCAAGACCGGCATCGGCCATGTCCGCTATCCCACCGCGGGCTCGCTGAGTGCGGCCGAAGCGCAGCCGTTCTTTGTGAACGCGCCTTATGGCATCTATCTGGTTCACAACGGCAATATCACCAATACCGCCGAGCAGCGCGAAAAGGTGACCGGTAAGTACAGCCGCCATCTGCGCACCACGTCCGATTCCGAAATCATGCTGAACGTGCTGGCCGACAAGGTGGCTGACGCGATCAAGGTCAATGGCAACGCCGAGCCGGTCCGCAACATCTTTGCCGGTGTGAAGATGACCATGGAGCGGATCCAGGGCGCCTATTCGGTGCTGTGCATGATCGCCGGTGTCGGCATGCTGGCGTTCCGCGACCCCAATGGCATCCGCCCGCTGTCCGTGGGCAGACGCCCGGCACAAAGCGGCGGCGAGGATTTCTGCTTTGCCTCCGAAGACGTGGCGTTCGGCATCAACGGGTTTGAAAAGATCCGCGACGTAAAGCCGGGCGAGGCCATTCTGGTTGATCTGGACGGCAACATGCACAGCTTCCAGGCGGTCGAGGGCAAGCTGACCCCCTGTATTTTCGAATATGTCTATCTGGCGCGGCCTGATTCGATGATGGACGGTGTGTCGGTCTACAAAACCCAGCTGCGCATGGGCCAAGCGCTGGCCAAGCAGATCCAGGACGCGGGACTGGAAATCGACAGCATCATCCCGGTACCTGATTCGGCGCGCCCCGTGGCGCTGGAAGTCGCCAACTCCACCGGTATCCGCTACCGCGAAGGGCTGGTGAAGAACCGCTATGTGGGCCGGACCTTTATCATGCCGGGCCAGGCAGAACGCCAGAAGTCGGTGCGCCGCAAGCTGAATGCCATCCCGCTGGAGTTCAAGGGCCGCAACGTGCTGCTGATCGACGATTCCATTGTGCGCGGCAACACGATTAAAAAGATCGTGCAAATGTGCCGCGATGCGGGCGCCAAGAAGGTCTATATCGCCTCTGCCTCACCGCCGGTGAAATACCCGAACGTCTATGGCATCGACATGCCGACCAAGCACGAGCTGATCGCAAACGGCCTCAGCATCGACGAAATCCGCGAAGAGCTGGGCGCCGATGCGCTGTTCTACCAAAAGCTCGACGACCTGATCTGGGCGGCGCAGGAAGGCAACCCGGACATCCAGGGCTTTGACTGCTCCTGCTTTGACGGCAACTACATCACCGGGGTGACAGCTGAATACCTGGATGCGCTGGAAGGCAGCAGCCGGGTCAGCGCCAAGATCCAGGACATGCCGGCCCCCGGCGCCTCCTGGAACGCCTCTAAACTGGCAACCGGCTGA
- a CDS encoding DUF2199 domain-containing protein, translating into MLTSPRQCRCCGATFAQLLSLSCDRPDICSEDMEVEDNSAVLATRGDILTDDFCRLGELRFIRAVLAVPLANSRGEEFILGTWASLSRDDFDAYLDLFEMRETEKLGDRPAWLANAIPPDMPVPAGCMLEMRPGGEYPELRVTEQNHPLYPLQKDGADLEELLELLYAYGHDLPSLVYDA; encoded by the coding sequence ATGCTGACCTCTCCGCGCCAGTGCCGCTGCTGCGGCGCTACCTTTGCGCAACTGCTGAGCCTCAGCTGCGACCGGCCCGACATCTGTTCCGAGGATATGGAGGTGGAGGACAACTCTGCTGTGCTGGCCACCCGCGGCGATATTCTGACGGATGATTTCTGCCGCCTTGGCGAATTGCGTTTTATCCGCGCGGTGCTGGCAGTGCCATTGGCAAACAGCCGCGGCGAGGAGTTCATCCTGGGCACCTGGGCCAGTCTCAGCCGCGATGATTTCGATGCCTATCTCGACTTGTTTGAGATGCGCGAGACGGAAAAGCTGGGCGACCGCCCGGCCTGGCTGGCCAATGCGATCCCGCCCGACATGCCGGTGCCTGCGGGCTGCATGCTGGAGATGCGTCCCGGCGGTGAATATCCTGAACTAAGGGTCACCGAGCAGAACCATCCGCTCTATCCGCTGCAAAAGGACGGCGCCGACCTGGAGGAGCTTCTGGAGCTGCTCTATGCCTATGGGCACGACCTGCCGTCGCTGGTTTATGACGCCTGA
- a CDS encoding SDR family NAD(P)-dependent oxidoreductase: protein MTDKIALITGASRGLGNALAEALAPTHHIVAVARTTGALEELDDRIKAAGGSATLAPMDITVPEAMATLCRGIHDRWGKLDLWLHTAIHATALCPAPSVAAKDWTKAVAVNATATSVLIPYVAPLLGQSGRAVFFDDARAGEKFYGTYGATKAAQMALARSWQAETGRTGPQVRILEPQPMATALRARFHPGENRDALTPIQVEAARLLPQILAD, encoded by the coding sequence ATGACAGATAAAATCGCTCTCATCACCGGCGCGTCGCGCGGCCTTGGCAACGCCCTGGCCGAGGCGCTTGCGCCCACCCATCACATTGTTGCCGTGGCCCGCACCACCGGCGCGCTGGAAGAGCTGGATGACCGCATCAAGGCCGCAGGCGGCTCTGCCACCCTGGCGCCGATGGATATCACCGTGCCCGAGGCGATGGCAACGCTCTGCCGTGGCATCCACGACCGCTGGGGCAAGCTGGACCTGTGGCTGCACACCGCGATCCACGCAACCGCGCTTTGCCCGGCGCCTTCTGTGGCAGCCAAGGACTGGACCAAGGCCGTGGCTGTCAACGCCACTGCGACCTCGGTGCTGATCCCCTATGTCGCGCCGCTTTTGGGCCAATCGGGCCGCGCAGTGTTCTTTGATGACGCACGCGCGGGCGAGAAGTTTTATGGCACCTATGGCGCCACCAAGGCGGCGCAGATGGCGCTGGCCCGCAGCTGGCAGGCGGAAACCGGCCGCACCGGCCCGCAGGTGCGGATCCTGGAGCCGCAGCCGATGGCCACAGCCCTGCGCGCCCGTTTCCACCCGGGCGAGAACCGCGATGCACTGACCCCGATCCAGGTCGAGGCCGCGCGCCTGCTGCCGCAGATCCTGGCAGACTGA
- the surE gene encoding 5'/3'-nucleotidase SurE, translating into MRILITNDDGISAEGLKVLDAIAHEVAGPDGEVWTVAPAFEQSGVGHCISYTRPTMLSQLGERRFAAEGSPADCVLAGVHVVMQGVKPDLVLSGVNRGNNSAENALYSGTLGGAMEAALQGIPAMALSQYYGPANRETDNPFEAAAAHGAALVKKILAAQPQDQQDYRLFYNINFPPVPAAEVKGPRVATQGFRRGSHFSAEEQLSPTGRRCLWIRGGNQQVETAAGSDAAVNLDGYISVTPMRADLTARDAFNALKAIE; encoded by the coding sequence ATGCGCATACTGATCACCAATGACGACGGCATCAGCGCCGAAGGGCTGAAGGTCCTGGACGCCATCGCCCATGAGGTCGCAGGCCCGGACGGCGAAGTCTGGACCGTGGCCCCGGCGTTTGAACAATCCGGCGTCGGCCATTGCATCAGCTACACCCGCCCCACCATGCTCAGCCAGCTGGGCGAGCGCCGCTTTGCCGCCGAAGGCTCTCCCGCCGATTGTGTGCTGGCGGGCGTTCATGTGGTGATGCAGGGCGTAAAACCCGACCTGGTGCTGTCCGGTGTGAACCGCGGCAACAACTCGGCTGAAAACGCGCTCTATTCCGGCACCCTTGGGGGCGCCATGGAAGCCGCACTGCAGGGCATCCCGGCGATGGCGCTGTCGCAGTATTACGGCCCTGCCAACCGCGAGACGGACAATCCGTTTGAGGCCGCCGCCGCGCATGGGGCTGCGCTGGTGAAAAAGATCCTGGCCGCCCAGCCGCAGGACCAGCAGGATTACAGGCTGTTTTACAATATCAACTTCCCGCCGGTCCCGGCCGCAGAGGTGAAGGGACCCCGTGTGGCCACCCAAGGGTTCCGTCGCGGCAGCCATTTTTCCGCGGAAGAACAGCTGTCGCCCACCGGGCGCCGCTGCCTGTGGATCCGCGGCGGCAACCAGCAGGTCGAGACCGCCGCCGGTTCGGACGCCGCGGTCAACCTCGACGGTTATATCTCTGTCACTCCGATGCGTGCCGACCTGACCGCGCGCGATGCATTTAACGCGCTGAAGGCAATTGAATGA
- a CDS encoding protein-L-isoaspartate(D-aspartate) O-methyltransferase: MSGPDPETKMQFLFSVRSRGVTEQRVLEAIEAIDRGMFVRGIFAERAYEDVPLPIACGQTISQPSIVGMMTQALQISPRDTVLEVGTGSGYQAAILSKLARRVYTIDRHARLVREARAVFEQLQLANVTSLVGDGSHGLSEQAPFDRIIVTAAAEDPPSPLLAQLKTGGIMVLPVGQSDHVQTLIRVRKTEDGLDYDELRPVRFVPLLEGLGKDT, from the coding sequence ATGAGCGGTCCCGATCCCGAAACCAAGATGCAATTCCTGTTCTCTGTGCGTTCGCGCGGGGTGACGGAGCAGCGGGTGCTGGAAGCCATCGAAGCGATCGACCGCGGCATGTTTGTGCGCGGCATCTTTGCAGAACGCGCCTATGAGGACGTGCCGCTGCCGATTGCCTGCGGCCAGACCATCTCGCAGCCTTCTATCGTGGGCATGATGACCCAGGCGCTGCAGATCTCTCCGCGCGACACGGTGCTGGAGGTCGGCACCGGTTCCGGCTATCAGGCGGCGATCCTGTCAAAGCTGGCACGCCGGGTCTATACCATCGACCGCCACGCAAGGCTGGTGCGCGAGGCGCGGGCCGTGTTCGAGCAGCTGCAGCTTGCCAATGTGACCTCGCTGGTCGGCGACGGCAGCCACGGCCTGAGCGAACAGGCGCCGTTTGACCGGATCATCGTGACCGCTGCCGCCGAAGATCCGCCAAGCCCCCTGCTGGCGCAGCTCAAGACCGGCGGCATCATGGTGCTGCCGGTGGGGCAATCCGACCATGTGCAGACCCTGATCCGGGTGCGCAAAACCGAAGACGGGCTGGACTATGACGAGCTGCGCCCGGTGCGCTTTGTGCCGCTGCTTGAGGGATTGGGCAAGGACACGTAA